The Lysinibacillus pakistanensis genome includes a window with the following:
- a CDS encoding anti-sigma regulatory factor, with product MAMRSSVEIITEWDIVTARQLGRNEAKALGFGTVDQARITTAISELARNIYLYANVGFIEIEKIETDAEKKIIIIATDQGPGIKDVREVMEDGYSTSGGLGAGLPGVNRLMDTMTIHSVIGEGTTIRAEKWLR from the coding sequence GTGGCAATGAGGTCTTCGGTTGAAATTATTACTGAATGGGATATAGTTACAGCAAGACAACTGGGGCGCAATGAAGCAAAGGCACTTGGATTTGGCACTGTTGATCAGGCTAGAATAACTACAGCTATTAGTGAATTGGCTCGAAATATATACTTATATGCAAATGTTGGCTTCATTGAAATTGAAAAAATTGAAACGGACGCAGAAAAGAAAATAATTATTATTGCAACTGACCAAGGTCCGGGAATAAAAGATGTTCGAGAGGTGATGGAGGATGGTTACTCTACTTCTGGAGGGCTTGGAGCAGGTTTACCAGGCGTGAATCGTTTAATGGATACAATGACCATCCACTCAGTTATTGGAGAGGGTACTACCATCAGAGCTGAAAAATGGCTGCGATAG